TTCGGCGGGACCTGCCGGTAAACTTCGCGGTGAATCAATCCATCGCCCTCGAGATCTCTAAGGGTATTGGTCAGCATCGCTTGGGTCACCTGCGGCAGCGTCTTCTGCAGCTCACTGAATCGTTTTGGCCCATCATGGAGCATCCACAATACAAAAACCTTCCATTTCCCTCCGATTAAGCTTTGTGTTGTAAATATAGGACACTTCATGAATTCTTCCCCATACTTCGACATCACGTTTCCTCCAATAGTATGTTTTTTAATACTATCTATGAAAAATAATAGTACTTGTTTTTATTATGAGTATCCTTTACTTTAATATTGTAGCAAATAGTTAACCGAATAGGGAGTGAGTAGTAATTTTTTTTGCGTCAAGTTGTAACTGTTTGAGTTACATATCTATCACTGAGGAGGTTATTTTCGTTTGAAAAAGCAAATCGCTTCTATCTCGTTAGCCGGACTGTTACTGTTTTCTTGCACGAC
This is a stretch of genomic DNA from Paenibacillus sp. sptzw28. It encodes these proteins:
- a CDS encoding winged helix-turn-helix transcriptional regulator — its product is MDSIKKHTIGGNVMSKYGEEFMKCPIFTTQSLIGGKWKVFVLWMLHDGPKRFSELQKTLPQVTQAMLTNTLRDLEGDGLIHREVYRQVPPKVEYSLTPIGLKLIPILQLLVEWGIDYMETSGETTSELTVADKN